The Mycolicibacterium duvalii DNA window GCCGGCGAAGGCCATCGCGCAGGTGCTGATCGACGCCGACGGCATCCCCGAGGCGGACGCGACGTGGGCGGCGTCGGTCAGTGGGGGACACGTCGGCCGAGCGCGGCGTTTGGCCACCGACGAACAGGCCCGCGAGCGGCGCCGACGGGCACTGGGCCTGGCCCGCGACGCCGCGACCCCGTCCCGGGCGTACGCCGCGGCCGAGGAATTGGTGGCCACCGCCGAGGCCGAAGCGAAAGCGCTGACCGAGGACCGCAACGAAACCGAGGCCGAAGAGCTGCGCACGGCGCTGGGCGCCGGCGGCACCGGTAAGGGCACCGCGGGCACCATGCGCGGCGCCGCCGGGGCGCTGAAAGACCTGGAGAAGCGACAGAAGTCGCGGCAGACGCGGGCGTCGCGCGATGCGCTGGATCGCGCGCTGATCGACCTGGCGACGTATTTCCGGGACGCGCTGCTGGTCGCGTCGGGCGCCGGCGACGTCACCCCGAACCATCCCGACATGGCCGATCGGGTCGCGGCGATGGCCGCCCACGCGTCGCCGGAGGCCCTGTTGCGCTGCATCGAGGCCGTGCTCGACTGCCGGGAGGCGCTGGCGGTCAACGTCAAGCCCAAGTTCGCGGTCGACGCGATGGTCGGCACGGTCGGGCAGGCGCTGCGCGGCTGAGTTGGGTCGGTGCCGACCCCTGCCGTAGACTCGTCCCGCCCAACCAGGCCGCCTTAGCTCAGTCGGCAGAGCGATTCACTCGTAATGAATAGGTCGGGGGTTCGATTCCCCCAGGCGGCTCCACCAGTTCGTCGATGCGTCGAGCGTGCGTGTGTGGCGCTCAGAGCGCCGTTTTTCCGCCCTCAGCGCACGCTGGGCGAGTACGACTCCTACCTCGGAGCGACGAAGCCGACCGGGCCGGCCGCGATGCACACCGACAGCGCTGCGGTGACCGCGCGGGCGGTGATCGCATCGCCGGCTCCCGGCATCCGCACGAACACGCGGTTGAGGCCGGGCCGCACCGGCACGCGCACATCCTCGCCCTCGGACAGCGCCAGCATTATCGAGCCGTCGCTGTTGGCCAGGTAGTTGATCTCGACGGTCCATTCCGCAGGCAGCAGCGGCCCGTCGAGCGGCATCTCGGCCGGGAAATCGGGCTGCACCAGGTATCCGCACTGCGGGTCGGGGCCGGGACGAATGCTGCGCACCCACGTGACCAGCGCGTCGACGACGTTGCCGTGCTGATCGAGCATGCGCAGATCCGTGGTGGCCGAGGCGAACTCCGGACGGTCCCGCAGCAACGCGAACATGTGCGAGGCCAGATTCTCCGGCCAGGCCATGCGCTGCAGGATCAGCGGGTCGACCTCCTGGTCGAGCATCGGCGCCGCCGAGGAGCGGTGGGCGGCGGCCAGACCGGCCTGCGCGTTGCGCAGATAGCTCTTGGTCGGGTTGTCACCCCAGCTGGTGTAGAAGGTCGCCGTGGAGTAGAGGCTGCTGGCCACGAACAGCGTTGCCGCGCAAGCCACTATCGCCGACCGCAGCGCCGAGCGGTCCAGCCGGTGGGAGTCCGGCCGGTTGGGCGCACACAGCGCGACCGCCGCCAGCAGCGCCAGCATCACCACCAGGTCGGGCAGGTAGCGCAACGACTGCGCCAGCTCCAGAGCGGTGAACCGCGACGAGCGCATCAGATAGATCGGCACCTGACAGGCCACCGCGTAGCCGGCCGCGGCCGGCCACACCCAGCCGATGCGCTGTTTGCGCGCCAGCGAGACCGCCACCACGACAGCCAGGCCCACCCATCCGAGCACCATCACCGGCACGCCCGGCGTCGCCCACGGCGACGCCGGCGCCCAGCGCTGCCAGTCCCACGGGCCGCCGACCACCCCGGGCACGACGCCGTGGGTCACTGAACGGGCCAGCAGGTCCCACGTCATCGCCAGGTCGAAACTCCAGCGCTGCTGGTCGACGACGATCAGATACACGCCGACCCATGCGACGGTCAGAGCCGCCGTGGCCGCCCACAGGCGCAGGCCACGCGCCCACACCTGTCGCACCGATGCGGCGGCGGTGACGTGGAAGTAGAGCGCCGCGACGGTGAACGCGGCGAACGGGATGATGCCCGACTTCTCGAAGAACAGCAGCCCGGCGAGGTACACCAGCGCTGCCGACACCGCGTAGCGCTGACGCCCGGTGCGCACCAGCAGAATGGCGTCGGCGCAGACCCATGCCAGCGCGGCCAGCATCGGCAACGAGTTCAGTGCCGCCGCCCACCACGCATATGACGGCACCGCCAGCGGCGTGAACAGCGCGAAGGTCAACGGCAGCAACAACACCGGCCGCCATCCGAGGATCACCCACAGGGCCCTCAGCAGCGCCAACGAGGCCAGGAGGGCCAGCACCACCAGGCTCATCGCCGGGCCCGCCCAGTTCAGCGGCGCCACCAGGGTGATCACCCCGGCGACCAGGAACGCCCCGGGCATCACGTGCCCGTCGTGGTCGTCGAACAGATATCCGGGCGACAGCAGGCCCTGGGTGCCGGCGCGGCCAACCAGGATCAGGTCGTCCCAGTAGAAGTAACCGCCGAACGCCAGCACCGCCCGGACCACCAGATGCAGCGCGATCAGCGCTACGGCGGTGCGGGCGACCCAGTTACGCGCGCCCGTCAGGGGGCCGTCCCAGCAGTCGGATAGGACGCGCCGGCGGCCTGGCGCGCCGACCACGCCGAGGCCACCATGTCGGTCAGCGAGTGGCGCATCCGCCAGTCCAGGTCCCGGGCGGCGAGGTCGCCGTTGGCGACGATGCGGGCCGGGTCCCCGGGCCGGCGCGGCGCCACCTCGGGTTCGAAATCGACCCCGGTGACCGCGCGCATCGCCGTCATGATCTCGCGCACCGAGGTGCCCGAGCCGCTGCCGAGGTTGTACACCCGCTCGATCGGCTGGCCCGCGTCCAGTCGGCGGGCCGCCGCGACGTGCGCGGCGGCGATGTCGGCGACGTGGACGTAGTCCCGCACGCAGGTGCCGTCCGGTGTCGGATAGTCGGCGCCGTTGATCCGCGGGGTCTGGCCCCGCAGAAGCATGTCGAACACCTTCGGGAACAGGTTGAACGGGCTGACGTCGAAGACATCGTCGGAACCGGAGCCGACGACGTTGAAGTACCGCAAGCTGGTGTGGCGCAACCCGGAGGCGGCGCCGATGTCGCGCAGCAACCATTCGCCGATCAGCTTGCTCTCGCCGTACGGCGATTCCGGGCGGGTCGCGGTGCCCTCGTCGACGACGTCGGTCTCGGGTGTGCCGTAGGTCGCCGCGCTCGACGAGAACACGACCTTGTCGATACCGGCGGCGGTCGTCGCGGCCAGCAGCGTGACCATCGCCGACACGTTCTGTTCGTAGGTGTGCAGCGGCCGCTGCACCGATTCCCCGGCGTACTTGTAGCCGGCGATATGAATGACTCCGCTCACCCCGTACGTGTCCAGCGTCGAGCGCACCGCATCGGCGTCGAGGAGGGTGGCGTGTACCAGCGGCACCCCGTCCGGGACGAATCGCGCCAGACCAGTGGACAGGTCGTCGATCACCACGGTGTCCAGACCGGCGCCGCGCAGCGCCCGCACCACATGCGCGCCGATGTATCCGGCGCCGCCGGTCACCAACCAGGTCACGGTGTCTCCTTCGTCGTCAGCTCGTCGATGTCCGCCGGGAGGGTCGGTATGCCACCGTAACGAGTGCCGCCAGATGCACGACGATGCCCAGCAGCGGCCCGCACAACAACGCGACGACGGTACGCACCTGCAGGTCCAGCGGCAGCAACAGCAACAGCGCCGCCGCGACCGTCGCGCTCACCCACCCCGCGGCGTAGGCGCGGTGCAGCGCCGCGGCCACCGTGGCCGCGCCGGTCAGCGTCAGCAACGCGATGGCCACCGCCGCGGCCGTCAGCCACGCCAGCAGCGCGCCGTCGGCGACGTACTGCGCGCCGAATGCCTCGCGCAGCAGCCACGGCCCGAACAGCCCCGCCAGCACCACCCCGGCCGCGCCGAGCGCGCCGACCACCACCACCGGGGTGATCAACGCTCGCAGCCGGTGCGCACGCTGGTCGACGAAATGCGCGATCAGATTGCCCTGCATCGCCGTCAGCGGCACCAGCAGCGGCGCCCGCGTCAGCGTCACCGCCAGGATCACCACCCCGCCGGCAGCTCCCAGTTCTTCGGAGGTGGCCTGCAGCAACACCGGGAATCCCATCACCAGCACCGCCGACGCGCCCGCCGCGGCGATCGAATGTCCGGTGCCGCGCAGGAATGCCCGGGTGCCGCCGGGGGTGAGCAGCCCGGCGGCCACCCGGGCCGTGGGCGATACCGCCAGCATCAACAGCCACGCCATCGCTCCGGCCACGGTGGCCCACAGGTAGCCGCCCAGCCCCCAGCCGAGCGCGAAGCCGGCCGCCGCCACCGTGACTCTGCCCACGGCGTCGGCGACCATCAGTGCGCCGTAGTGCGACCACCGGTCGGTCCCGGCCAGCAACCCGAGAAGCGTGGTGTGCAGGCAGAATCCGGCCAGGCCGACACACAGCAACGCGACGCTGAGCAGCCGCTGCTCGACGAACACCTGCCCGGACCACAGCGGTGAGGTGGCCGCGATCACCGCGGCCGCGCCGAGGCCGACCCCGGCCGCGACACCGATGGGACGGGTGCGTTCGGCCCCCGGCGGCGCGTACGGTGCCGCCCGGACTTCGCGGGTGGTCTCCTGCAGCAGCCCGAACGCCGCACCACTGACCAGACCGAATGCGCCCCAGAACACCCCGAACACCGAGAACCCGGCGGGATCGAGGTCGCGGGCGGCCAGGTAGAGCACGGCGTACCCGCACAGCGCCGACACCGCGGTGGCGGTCCCGACCCGGACCACGCTGCCCCGGGTCACCGCGCCGGACGGACCGGCGGTCGCGTCGGTCACGCCCACCCGTCCAGCGGCGGGAGTTCAGGGGTGTACAACCAGGCTTTCCACAACGGGCGCAGCGACCGGTCGCAGTAGTGCGCGGCCAGACCGGTGAAGTCGTCGGTCACCGCGGTTCCGTGTCGATAACGGGTGGTCCAATCCCGTAGCAGCGCAAAAAAATCCGAGTCGCCGAGCTGTTTGCGCAGTGCATGCAGGGTGAGTGCGCCGCGCTTGTAGAGACGGTCGTCGAACATGTCCTTGGGGCCCGGATCGGCCAGCACGAGATCCTGGGCGGAGCCGGCCAGCTTCTGATGGTAGTGGCGGGCCAGTTCGTCGGCGCTGCGCGCGCCGCTGTGCTGCGACCACAACCATTCCGCGTAGCAGGCGAAGCCCTCGTGCAACCAGATGTGGCGCCACCGTTGCGCGGTGACGGAGTTGCCGAACCACTGATGGGCCAGTTCGTGGGCGATCAGTCGCTCCGACGATCGGCTACCGGTGCAGTGGTTGGCCCCGAAGATCGAAATGCCCTGCGCCTCCAGCGGAATCTCGAGGTCGTCGTCGGTGACCACCACGGTGTAGCCGGTCGAGAGCGGGTAGGGCCCGAACAACTCGGTGAACAACTCCATCATCTCGGGCTGACGGGCGAAGTCGTGGTCGAACGCTCGGCGCAACCGGTCGGGCAGCACGGCCGCGATCTCGACGCCATTCTTGCTCATCCGGTGCCGCTGGTACACGCCGATCTGCAGGGTGATCAGATAGGTCGAGGTCGGCTCCGCCTGCTCGTAGACCCAGGTGGTCGTCCCGGCGCGGGCGCGCCGAGAGGTCAACGCGCCGTTGGCCAGCGCGTAGTACGGGCTCTCGGTGGCCACCCGGATGCCGAAGCTGGCCTTGGCGGCCGGATGGTCGTCGCACGGGAACCACGACGATGCCCCGTTCGGTTGGCCGGCGACCAGCGCGCCTTCGGTCAGCTCCTCGAAACCCACTGCGCCCCAAACCGTTCGGATCGGGCGCGGGTTGCCGCCGTAGCGCACCACGATCGTCATCGCCGCGCCGGCGGGCAGGGGATCGGTCAGCGTGATGTGCAGCTTGTCCTCGGCGGTGCGGAACTGGGCCGGCCGGCGTCCGTTGACCGACACCTTCGACACCGTCAGCGCGCCCGACAGATCCAGCGTGAACGACGTCAGTTCGGCCAGCGTCACCGCGGTGATCGTCGCGGCACCGGCCAGCCGGTTGCTGGCGACCTTGTAGTCGAGATCGAGCTCGTACCGCGACACCCGGTAGCCGAAGTTGCCGACGCCGGGCAGGTACGGGTCGATGACCGGGGCCGCGGCTTTCTTGGCTGCGCGTCGACGGGTGGTCACGCCGCCGCGGACTTCTTGGATTTGGTCCCGGTTTCCGGCGCGCCCTTCTTGCGGCGGGCGTGCCACGGCGCGATCGGGTTGCCCTGCCACCGGGTGGACGCTGGCACCTCGTCGCCGCGCACCACCAGCGAGGCCGGGCCGACGGTGGCGCCGGAGCCGATCCGGGCGGCCGGCAGGGCGATACAGTGCGGTCCCAGCGTGGCGCCGGCTTCCACCGTGACGACGTCCATCCGCATGATCCTGTCGTGGAACAGGTGCGTCTGCACCACACAGCCGCGGTTGACCGTCGATCCGTCACCGAGCGTCACCAGATCCGCCTCGGGCAGCCAGTAGGTCTCACACCACACACCGCGCCCGATCGTCGCGCCCAGCGCGCGCAGCCACACGTTCATCACCGGGGTTCCTGCGGCAGCCCGGGCGAACCACGGGGCCGCGACCGTCTCGACGAACGTGTCGGCGACTTCGTTGCGCCACACGAACGACGACCACAACGGATGTTCGCCCACGCGGATCGGTCCCACCACAAGCCGTTTGGCGATCACCGCGACCGCGCCGGCCAGCCCGCCGGCGGCCAGCAGTATCGCCCCGGCGGCCAGCGCCGCCCACCACCAGCCGACGTGCACGGCCATCGCCTGCAGCGCGGCGAGCACGGCCACGCCCAGCGCGAACGTCACCACCACGGGTACCACCCGGCAGGTCTCGACGGCGGCCCGCAACATCCTCAGGCGGGCCGACGGCTGGAAGGTGCGCAGGGCGTCGGCCGCGGTGGGCTTGCGGCGCAACCGCATCGGGGGACTGCCCAGCCAGGAGGAGCCGGTCTTGGCTTTGGTCGGCGTGGCCGACAGCACCGCGACCAACCCGTCGTCGGGCACGCGGCGCCCCGGCTGGGTGATCCCCGAATTGCCGAGGAACGCCCGCTTGCCGACGGTGGCCCGCGCCACGTGGATCCATCCGCCACCGAGTTCGTAGGACGCGACCATGGTGTCGTCGGCCAAGAACGCGCCGTCGTCGACGACGGTGAACTTCGGGATCAGCAGCACCGTCGAGATCTCGGTTCCCCGACCGACTTTCGCACCGAGCAGACGCAGCCAGGCCGGGGTCAGCAGGCTCGCATAGATCGGGAACAGATAATTTCGCGCGGAGTCCATCAACCGCTCGGTGGCCCACAGCTGCCAGCCGGCCCGGCTGCGCACCGGGTGATACCCCTCGGTCAGGCCGATGGCCAGCACCCGCACGCCGATCACCGTCAGCGCGGCGTAGACCACCAGCGAGGTCAGCGTCGCGGGCACCAGCCACACCAGGGTCGGCGTCACCGCGGCGGCCGGCGACTCGGTGCCGCGCACCGCCGCACCGATGATCGCAAGCCCCGAAGCGAGCGCGACCAGCGGCAACGCGGCCAGCAGCAACGATGTCACGCCGAAGACCACGGCCCACTGCGGTGCGCGCGGCGGACGCTGGTCCGGCCACGGATGTTTGGCCTTGCCCGACTTCACCGCGGGTGACCCTTTCCAGTACTGCGCGTTCTTGACCTTGCCGACGACCGCCGATCCCGGCGCGACGTCGGCGTTCTTGCCCACCACGGCGCCGGGCAGCAGCGTGGTCCGGGCGCCGATCGTGGCGTCGTTGCCGACGGTGATCGGACCGACGTGGAAGGTGTCGCCGTCGACCCAGTAGCCGGTCAGATCGACCTCCGGTTCGATGGCGCACCGATGCCCGAGGGTCAGCATCCCGGTGACCGGCGGCGCCGAGTGCAGGTCCACCCCGTGCCCGACCGAATTGCCCAGGGCACGCGCGTAATACACCAGCCACGGCGCACCGGCCATGTTCTCCGCCCCGCCGGCGGCGGCCAACCGCTCCGCCAGCCACACCCGCAGATGCTCGGGTCCGCCCCGGCGGTAGCTCCCCGGGGCCAGGGTGCCGACGAGCAGGCGCGCACCGAACGCGGCGATTCCCATGCGGCCCAGGGGGGTCACGAAGAGCACGAACCCGGCCAGTACCCACCACCAGCTGACCGGCCGCGCCCACGGCACCAGGGCCAGCTGCGCGGCGACGTTGTTGGCCAGCGCCAGCCACACCACCCACTGGGCGCCGCCCAGCATCGCCAGCGGCACCGTCGAGATCACCTGCACGGCCTGCGACCACCGCGGCACCGGCCGGACCGACCGGGGGGTCACCTCCGGCGCCGGCGCCATCTCGTCGAGGTAGGCGGCCAGCGATCCGAGCCGGGGATGGTCGTAGAGATCGGCGACGGTCACCTCGGGGTAGCGCCCGCGCAGCGCGGCGATCAGCTGCGCGGCCGACAGCGAGCCGCCGCCCAGCGCGAAGAAGTCGGCCTGCGGCCCGTCGACCGGCGCGGCGAGCACGTCACGCCACAGCTCGGCCAGCCAGCCGGCGGTCCCGGCCAGGTCGGCGGCACCGGGATCGCGGTCGTCGCCGACGGGCCACGGCAGCGCGTCCCGGTCCACCTTCCCGGAGGTACGGGTGGGCAGCTCGTCGACGAGCACCAGACGCGGGACCAGTGCCCCGGGCAGCCGCTCGGCGAGCAGGGCGCGCGCGCCGGCGACGTCGAAACCGGCGGGATCGGCGGCGACCACATATCCGACCAGCACCGGGGTGCCGCCGCGGGTCCGGCGCACCGCGGCCGCACCGCCGGCCACGCCGGGCAGATTCAGCAGGGCGGTGTCGACCTCCCCGAGCTCGATCCGCCGCCCGCCCACCTTGACCTGGTCGTCGGCACGGCCCACGAAGTACAGGCCGTCGGACTCCAGGCGCACCAGGTCGCCGCTGCGATAGGCGCGGCTCCAGGAGCCGAGGTGGCTCAGCGAAGGCATCGCGGCGAACTTCTCGGAATCCTTGGCGGCGTCGAGGTAGCGGGCCAGCCCGACACCGCCGATGACCAGCTCACCGGTCTGGCCCTCGCCGACCGGTTCGCCGGCCGCGTCGACGACCGCCAGATCCCAGCCGGGCAGCGGCAACCCGATGCTGACGGCTCCGCCGCCGGTCAGACGTGCCGCGCAGGACACCACGGTGGCCTCGGTGGGACCGTAGGTGTTCCAGACCTCGCGCCCCGCGCCGTCGGGACCGGCCGCCAGCCGGTCGGCCAGCTCGGGCGGGCACGCCTCACCGCCGAAGATGAGCAATCGCACCGATTCGAGCGCCTCCGGGGGCCACAGGGCGGCCAGCGTCGGCACCGTCGACACGACGGTGATGTCGCGGGTCACCAGCCACGGGCCCAGGTCCATGCCGCTGCGCACCAGTGAGCGGGGCGCGGGGACCAGGCACGCGCCGTGCCGCCAGGCCAGCCACATCTCCTCGCACGACGCGTCGAACCCGACCGACAGCCCGGCCAGCACCCGATCGCCCGGTCCCAGCGGGTTGTCCCGGCAGAACATGGTGGCCTCGGCGTCGACGAACGCCGCGGCGCTGCGATGGGTGACGGCCACGCCTTTGGGGGTGCCGGTGGAGCCGGAGGTGAAGATGATCCACGCGTCGTCGCGGCTCAGCGGCGCCGCCGCCCGCCAGCCGCGCGACGAACCCGGCCCGCGCACCAGCCCGCGTTCGGTGATCACCGCGACGACGTCGGCCTCGGTGAAGACCAGCTCGGCCCGCTCGGCGGGGTCGTCGGCGTCGACGGGCACGTAGGCCGCGCCGGCGGCCAGGGTGGCCAGGATCGCGACGTAGAGCGCGTAGCTGCCCGACGGCATCCGGATGCCGATGCGGTCGCCGCGGCCGATGCCGCGCGCCGCGAGCCACGCAACGCTGTCCTCGATGTCGCCGATCAGCTCGGCGTAGGTCAGCTGCACCTCGCCGTCGTCGAGGGCCGGCGCCTCCGGGTAGCGCTGCGCGGTGTCGTACAGGATGTCGATCAGGGTGCGCGGTGGGGGTGCTAGCGCAGATTGGAGGAACTGGCTCGGGATCTGCGGCGTGAAATCCGCTGCTGTCACGCGTTTCTCCTATGTCAAGCCGCTGCCGTTTGGCAAGGCTTGTGATGGTTGTTGTGATCGGTGTGGAGGTGTCCGTAGACGACGCGGGCCAGGCGGCGCTTGAGGCAGCGCAGGGCTTCGGGTGTGGAGTCGCCTGTGGTGAGGCGGCGTCGGTAGTAGGTCTGGCCGACGCCGTCGAGGCGGATCTGGGTGACCGCGATGCGGTGTAGTGCGGCGTTGAGTTGGCGGTTGCCTGACCGGGTCATCCGAACACGTCCACGGGTGTTTCCCGACCACACCGGCACCGGCGCCACCCCGGCGTGACGGGCGAAGGCCGCCTCGCTTTTGAACCGGCTGACCCCGGCGGCCTCACCGACCAGTTTGGCCGCGGTCAGCTCCCCACAGCCCGGCATGGCCAGCAAGACCGGCGCGACCTTACGCACACGTTCGCCTATACGTGTGGCCAACGTGTTGATCGTCTCGGTCAGGCGGGTGATGTCGGCCAGCTCGTCGCGGGCCAACTCGGCGACGATCCCGGTCTGGGTGTCCAACCACTGACCAAGCAGGCGGCGATGTTTGGCCAGGTCCAGCGACCGCGGTTTGGGTGCGTGTCCGGGGTCGAGTTCGTGGACCCGCCACAACAATCGGTTGATCGTCGCGGTGCGTTGGGCGACAAGGACTTCCCGGCGATCCACCAGCAGCTTGAGCTCGCGCGAGATCTCGTCATGCGAGGCGATCGGAAGATCGGGCTCACGCAGGAAACCCCGCGCGACTGCAAGTGCGTCGATCGGGTCGGACTTGCCGCGGGTACGGGCCGAGGCCCTGCTCTGGGCCATCAACTTCGGGGGGACCCGCACCACCTTCTGGCCCAGGGCCAACAGATCGCGTTCCAGACGCGCCGACAGATGCCGGCAGTCCTCGATCGCCCAGACGACATCGTCGCCGAACCGTTGCCGGGCCCACATCACCATCTCGGCATGCCCAGCGGTGATCGCGGTGACGGTCTTCTCAGCGAGCTTGCGGCCCACCTCGTCGACGGCGACGAAGGTGTGGGTGCGCTTGTGTACATCGGCTCCAACAACAACCATGGTGGTTGCCTCCTTCACTGTGAGGTGACGGTTGGGCCGGTCGGCGGACAAACCTCAGTGGGGGCGATGCCACGCTCCTATCAAGTCACGCCGGCCGGTCCTTCACACCTGATGCCGACAAAACGCATGCACACCAACCCGAAGGCGGCACAAACCCTACGAGCCAGACACCAGGTGCAAAGGATCCAACCACCGCACTAAGCGGCGACCCCACCCTGACACTGAGTCAAACCCTAAGCGTCGGGACCGGGACGTCGCTGCCGGGCGGCGCCGGCTTGCGCGTGTCGGTCGTCGGCCTGGCAGAATGGCGCAGTTTGGAGGGCGCCGATCGACCTCCGGCGTTGACACCCCGACCGGAGGATGAATGAACGTCAGTGGGCTGGAGTGGGCGATCACGCTCACGGTGACGATGGCGATCCTGCTGTTCGACGTGATCGTGATCGGGCGGCGTCCGCATGAGCCGACCCGGCGGGAGACCGCCGGCTACCTGACCCTCTACGTCGGCCTGGCGATCGCGTTCGGGCTGTGGACCTGGTTCTTCCACGGCAGCCAGTACGGCCTGGAGTTCTTCGCCGGCTGGCTCACCGAGTACAGCCTGTCGGTGGACAACCTGTTCATCTTCTTGATCATCATGGCCAGCTTCAAGGTGCCGCGGATCTACCAGCAGCAGGCCCTGCTGGTCGGCATCATCCTGGCGCTGGTGTTCCGCGGCATCTTCATCGCGTTGGGTGCGGTCGCCATCCAGCAGTTCTCGTGGGTGTTCTACCTGTTCGGCGCGTTTCTGGTGTACACGGCGGTCAAGCTGGTGCGCGACACCGAACACGACGACGACGCCGACAACGCGGTGGTGCGGTTCGCGCAGAAGCGGCTGAAGTTCACCGACACCTGGGACGGCCTCAAACTCTGGGTGCGGGACAACGGCACCCGGGTGATGACGCCGATGTTCCTGGTCATCGTGGCGCTGGGCACCACCGACCTGCTGTTCGCGCTGGACTCGATCCCGGCGATCTACGGCCTGACCCGCGAACCGTATCTGGTGTTCACCGCCAACGTGTTCGCGCTGATGGGGCTGCGGCAGCTGTACTTCCTGCTCGGTGACCTGCTCAAGAGGCTGGTCTACCTGTCGCAGGGGCTCGCGGTCATCCTCGGGTTCATCGGGGTCAAGTTGCTGCTGCACGCGCTGCACGAGAACGAGCTGCCGTTCATCAACGGCGGTGAGCACGTCCCGGTGCCGGAGATCCCGACGCTGGCCAGCCTGGGCGTCATCGTCGTCACGCTGCTGATCACCACGGTGGCCAGCCTGTACAAGACCCGTGTGCACGACGTCCGCAACGGCCGCACGCCCGAGCCGGCACCCGATTCCGGGCCGCCGCGCTGAGCGCGCGTCACCAGTAGTCGAAGCCGCCCTCCGGGCCGAGCATGCGTTCCAGCCGGGTGCGGTTGATCCGTGCGAGCTCGTTGCGCATCACCTTGCGCTCGGTGTCGTAGTCGTTGTGCAGGCGGTCCCGCAGGGCGGCGAGCACGTCGTCGGCGCCGAGCCGGTCGACCAGCATGACGAAGCCGAACCCGAAATGCGTCGCGTAGGCCTTGGCCGCCGCCGACAGCTCGGCCATCACCTCGGGGCGCTCGTCGAACACCGCGCATTGCTCCGCCGAGGATTTGGCACTGCCGGGACGCCGCCCGATGTCCGGGTGGGCCTGCAGGATCGAGTCGATCGACTCCTCGCTGAGGCTGAACAGCAGCTCGTCGGCATGACGGAACAGCTGGTCGTGGTTGTCGAACGGGCGCGCCTGCGCCAGGCCGGCGGCCAGCGGCACGCTGTAGCAGCACTCGAAGACGCAGTGTACGGCCCGGCGAAACGGCATGCCGTTGAACGCGTCGAGGCCGATCCCCTGATGCAACAACATGCCGCCATGATCGGACCGGCACGCAGCGCTGACGTTACGTCGTGTTACGGCCGTGCAAATTCAGCGGCTTCGGCGTGGTTTCCGTCGCTGAGCGTCGACAATCACGCCGAAATCGCTAGTGGCCGGAGGTCTTGAACCGCTCGATCGACCGGTTCACCTCGGCCTCGGCCTCCTCGCGGCCCACCCAGTCGGCGGCCTTGACGAACTTGCCCGGCTCGAGGTCCTTGTAGTGCACGAAGAAGTGCTTGATCGCGT harbors:
- a CDS encoding DNA polymerase III subunit delta' produces the protein MAGVFTRLVGQDAVEAELVAAARAARGDAAHAEVAVEAGVMTHAWLITGPPGSGRSVAALCFAAALQCTSDAVPGCGECRACATTMAGTHADVRRIVPEGLSIGVDAMRTIVQIASRRPGTGRWQIVVIEDADRLTEGAANALLKVVEEPPPSTVFLLCAPSVDPEDIAITLRSRCRHVALTTPPAKAIAQVLIDADGIPEADATWAASVSGGHVGRARRLATDEQARERRRRALGLARDAATPSRAYAAAEELVATAEAEAKALTEDRNETEAEELRTALGAGGTGKGTAGTMRGAAGALKDLEKRQKSRQTRASRDALDRALIDLATYFRDALLVASGAGDVTPNHPDMADRVAAMAAHASPEALLRCIEAVLDCREALAVNVKPKFAVDAMVGTVGQALRG
- the galE gene encoding UDP-glucose 4-epimerase GalE, with the protein product MTWLVTGGAGYIGAHVVRALRGAGLDTVVIDDLSTGLARFVPDGVPLVHATLLDADAVRSTLDTYGVSGVIHIAGYKYAGESVQRPLHTYEQNVSAMVTLLAATTAAGIDKVVFSSSAATYGTPETDVVDEGTATRPESPYGESKLIGEWLLRDIGAASGLRHTSLRYFNVVGSGSDDVFDVSPFNLFPKVFDMLLRGQTPRINGADYPTPDGTCVRDYVHVADIAAAHVAAARRLDAGQPIERVYNLGSGSGTSVREIMTAMRAVTGVDFEPEVAPRRPGDPARIVANGDLAARDLDWRMRHSLTDMVASAWSARQAAGASYPTAGTAP
- a CDS encoding M1 family metallopeptidase, which gives rise to MTTRRRAAKKAAAPVIDPYLPGVGNFGYRVSRYELDLDYKVASNRLAGAATITAVTLAELTSFTLDLSGALTVSKVSVNGRRPAQFRTAEDKLHITLTDPLPAGAAMTIVVRYGGNPRPIRTVWGAVGFEELTEGALVAGQPNGASSWFPCDDHPAAKASFGIRVATESPYYALANGALTSRRARAGTTTWVYEQAEPTSTYLITLQIGVYQRHRMSKNGVEIAAVLPDRLRRAFDHDFARQPEMMELFTELFGPYPLSTGYTVVVTDDDLEIPLEAQGISIFGANHCTGSRSSERLIAHELAHQWFGNSVTAQRWRHIWLHEGFACYAEWLWSQHSGARSADELARHYHQKLAGSAQDLVLADPGPKDMFDDRLYKRGALTLHALRKQLGDSDFFALLRDWTTRYRHGTAVTDDFTGLAAHYCDRSLRPLWKAWLYTPELPPLDGWA
- a CDS encoding Pls/PosA family non-ribosomal peptide synthetase codes for the protein MTAADFTPQIPSQFLQSALAPPPRTLIDILYDTAQRYPEAPALDDGEVQLTYAELIGDIEDSVAWLAARGIGRGDRIGIRMPSGSYALYVAILATLAAGAAYVPVDADDPAERAELVFTEADVVAVITERGLVRGPGSSRGWRAAAPLSRDDAWIIFTSGSTGTPKGVAVTHRSAAAFVDAEATMFCRDNPLGPGDRVLAGLSVGFDASCEEMWLAWRHGACLVPAPRSLVRSGMDLGPWLVTRDITVVSTVPTLAALWPPEALESVRLLIFGGEACPPELADRLAAGPDGAGREVWNTYGPTEATVVSCAARLTGGGAVSIGLPLPGWDLAVVDAAGEPVGEGQTGELVIGGVGLARYLDAAKDSEKFAAMPSLSHLGSWSRAYRSGDLVRLESDGLYFVGRADDQVKVGGRRIELGEVDTALLNLPGVAGGAAAVRRTRGGTPVLVGYVVAADPAGFDVAGARALLAERLPGALVPRLVLVDELPTRTSGKVDRDALPWPVGDDRDPGAADLAGTAGWLAELWRDVLAAPVDGPQADFFALGGGSLSAAQLIAALRGRYPEVTVADLYDHPRLGSLAAYLDEMAPAPEVTPRSVRPVPRWSQAVQVISTVPLAMLGGAQWVVWLALANNVAAQLALVPWARPVSWWWVLAGFVLFVTPLGRMGIAAFGARLLVGTLAPGSYRRGGPEHLRVWLAERLAAAGGAENMAGAPWLVYYARALGNSVGHGVDLHSAPPVTGMLTLGHRCAIEPEVDLTGYWVDGDTFHVGPITVGNDATIGARTTLLPGAVVGKNADVAPGSAVVGKVKNAQYWKGSPAVKSGKAKHPWPDQRPPRAPQWAVVFGVTSLLLAALPLVALASGLAIIGAAVRGTESPAAAVTPTLVWLVPATLTSLVVYAALTVIGVRVLAIGLTEGYHPVRSRAGWQLWATERLMDSARNYLFPIYASLLTPAWLRLLGAKVGRGTEISTVLLIPKFTVVDDGAFLADDTMVASYELGGGWIHVARATVGKRAFLGNSGITQPGRRVPDDGLVAVLSATPTKAKTGSSWLGSPPMRLRRKPTAADALRTFQPSARLRMLRAAVETCRVVPVVVTFALGVAVLAALQAMAVHVGWWWAALAAGAILLAAGGLAGAVAVIAKRLVVGPIRVGEHPLWSSFVWRNEVADTFVETVAAPWFARAAAGTPVMNVWLRALGATIGRGVWCETYWLPEADLVTLGDGSTVNRGCVVQTHLFHDRIMRMDVVTVEAGATLGPHCIALPAARIGSGATVGPASLVVRGDEVPASTRWQGNPIAPWHARRKKGAPETGTKSKKSAAA